In Mycobacteriales bacterium, the DNA window ACCCGACCAGGCCGACCCGCCGCCCGGTCAGCTCCAGCGACCCGCGCGCGGCGAGCTCGAGCTGCGGCCACCGCCCGGCCCGCACCTCCGCGTCGGCCCACAGCAGCGAACGGCTCACCGCCAGCGCGGCGGCCAGGCACCACTCGGCGACGCCGACGGCGTTGACGCCGGCGGTGTTCGCGACGGGGATGCCGCGCTCCGCGCACGCCGCGAGGTCGATGTGCTCGACGCCGACCGTCGGCTGCTGCACGAACGCCAGCCGCGGCGCCGCCGCCAGCAGGTCGCGGTCGACCCGCAGCAACGCCGTGAAGTCGCCGAGCAGCAGGTCCGCCTCCGCGACGGCCGCGCGGGCGCCGTCGGGGGTGCGTTCCTCCGGCACGACGACGTCGACCGGCAGGTCCGGCGCGAAGCCGCGCACCGCCTCCGCGGGCATCGGCACCAGCGCCGCCAGCGTCCACCGTTCGCGCGTCACGCTCCGCGACCCTAGCCACCCGCGCCCCGACCCCGCGCTACTGGTGGGTAGCGACGGCGCCGTTCACCGGGTGCGCAGGTCGCCGAGCCGCTACTCACCAGTAGCGCCGTTCGCGGCGGCGGGCGCGGGTGAGTCGTCACACTTGTCACATGCGTCACAAGCGCATAACGTCGTCACTGCGGCAGGGGAAGGCCGCCTCGCGCCAGCGTGCGTCCGCCCGGGACGCGCCCCGACGACTTCGAGGCTCCGGCTGATGACCGAGACCCCCCGTATCCGTTCCCTCGTGCGTGTCCTGCTCGTCCCGACGCTGCTCGCGCTCGTGGTGGGTGCGGCGGCGGGCGGGCCCGGCTGGATCCGGGTCAAGCGCGGCGACACCCTCTCCGAGCTGGCGGTGCGCTACCACACGAGCGTCGCGGCGCTGCGCGAGCTGAACCACCTCGGCGGCAACAACCTCATCTTCGAGGGCCAGCTCCTCCGCGTCGGCCGGGTCCCGGTCGTGGCGAAGGCGGCGCCCCGGCAGGCGGCGCTGCGCCGCATCGAGGTGACCTACGTCGTGCGCCCCGGGGACGGCGTCTACCGGATCGCGACGCACTTCCACGCCGACCCGCGCTGGCTCGCCAAGCGCAACAACCTGCCGAGGTCGCTGGTCGTCCACCCCGGGCAGCGGCTCGTCGTCGGCAGCGTCATGGTGCGGCCCGGTGCCGCGCGGGCGGCGGCGCCGCAGCGCGTGTCGAAGGCGTACGTGCGTTCGCTGATCGTGCGCGAGGCGCGGGCGGCGGGCGTGCCGGTCGACCTGGCGCTGGCGCTGGCCTACAACGAGTCCGGGTTCCAGCAGCACGTCGTGAGCAGCGTCGGCGCGGTGGGCGCGTTGCAGGTGATGCCGGGCACCGGCGCGTGGGTGTCGAAGTACCTCGTCGGCCGGCCGCTGGACCTGCGCCGCGCGGAGG includes these proteins:
- a CDS encoding LysM peptidoglycan-binding domain-containing protein, with the translated sequence MTETPRIRSLVRVLLVPTLLALVVGAAAGGPGWIRVKRGDTLSELAVRYHTSVAALRELNHLGGNNLIFEGQLLRVGRVPVVAKAAPRQAALRRIEVTYVVRPGDGVYRIATHFHADPRWLAKRNNLPRSLVVHPGQRLVVGSVMVRPGAARAAAPQRVSKAYVRSLIVREARAAGVPVDLALALAYNESGFQQHVVSSVGAVGALQVMPGTGAWVSKYLVGRPLDLRRAEDNVTAGVRYFAMLRRIAGRDDLALAGYYQGLASVRAKGMYDDTKAYVANILALRHRFAG